In a single window of the Candidatus Binatia bacterium genome:
- a CDS encoding XRE family transcriptional regulator, with translation MNKTITEGLKPYALGEKLRGLRLKKSMGLVELGRHTGLSPAMLSKLERGKLFPTLPTLLRIALVFSVGLDYFFADERKRRVVVVVRKKDRVRFPERPGGGEIAYHFESLDFKANERKLNAFLAEFEPVPTDKGRMHQHPGVEFLYMIRGKIDLIIGSETHTLDAGDAIYFDSGVRHAYRRAGKTPSTAVIVTAP, from the coding sequence ATGAATAAGACGATCACCGAAGGCCTGAAGCCCTACGCGCTGGGAGAGAAACTCCGGGGATTGCGGCTGAAGAAGAGTATGGGCCTGGTCGAACTTGGAAGACACACGGGGCTGTCGCCGGCCATGCTGTCAAAGTTGGAGCGTGGAAAACTATTCCCGACTTTGCCCACGCTCTTGCGCATTGCACTTGTCTTCAGCGTAGGCCTCGACTACTTCTTCGCCGACGAGCGCAAGCGTCGTGTCGTTGTGGTCGTGCGCAAAAAGGATCGGGTCCGTTTCCCGGAGAGACCGGGAGGCGGCGAGATCGCCTACCATTTCGAGAGCCTTGACTTCAAGGCGAACGAGCGGAAGTTGAATGCGTTTCTGGCGGAATTTGAGCCGGTTCCGACAGACAAGGGTCGAATGCATCAGCACCCCGGAGTGGAATTTCTTTACATGATCCGCGGGAAAATCGATTTGATCATTGGCTCGGAAACGCACACGCTCGATGCGGGCGACGCGATCTATTTCGATTCAGGCGTCCGCCACGCCTACCGGCGAGCCGGCAAGACACCCAGCACCGCCGTGATCGTTACCGCTCCGTAA
- a CDS encoding DUF378 domain-containing protein, whose product MKKIDVIAAILLVIGGLNWALVGAARFDLVATVFGMRFGETSALSSVVYLLVGLSAVYQAVSWKGIQRRWGGSPAVAHAR is encoded by the coding sequence ATGAAGAAAATTGACGTGATTGCGGCGATACTTCTTGTCATCGGTGGTTTGAACTGGGCGCTGGTGGGAGCGGCGCGGTTTGACCTCGTGGCTACAGTTTTTGGCATGCGCTTCGGCGAAACCTCGGCTCTAAGTTCCGTTGTGTACCTGTTGGTGGGACTCTCAGCCGTATATCAGGCAGTCTCATGGAAGGGAATCCAGCGGCGCTGGGGTGGTTCACCGGCAGTAGCACATGCCCGCTAA
- a CDS encoding fasciclin domain-containing protein: MKRIGFAVIAVLLSSSMLAVAAPAGKGAAKDIVDTAVAAGSFKTLATALAAADLVGTLKGAGPFTVFAPTDEAFSKLPAGTVADLLKPENKDKLRAILTYHVVAGKVMAAQVVKLSSVKTVNGQDVQISTSGGTVKVNDAQVIKTDIPASNGVIHVIDTVILPNLQ, from the coding sequence ATGAAGCGGATCGGATTTGCGGTAATCGCAGTATTGCTGTCGAGTTCAATGTTGGCAGTCGCCGCGCCTGCGGGCAAGGGCGCGGCAAAAGATATCGTGGACACGGCGGTTGCAGCGGGGTCGTTCAAGACGCTCGCAACGGCGCTGGCGGCCGCTGACCTGGTGGGAACACTGAAGGGCGCGGGCCCGTTCACGGTGTTTGCTCCCACCGACGAAGCGTTTTCCAAGCTGCCGGCCGGCACGGTGGCAGACCTGCTCAAGCCGGAGAACAAAGATAAGCTGCGCGCCATCCTGACCTACCACGTGGTAGCGGGCAAGGTGATGGCGGCGCAGGTGGTGAAACTCTCCTCGGTAAAAACGGTCAACGGCCAGGACGTACAGATTTCGACCAGTGGTGGCACCGTCAAGGTGAACGACGCCCAGGTGATCAAGACCGACATTCCGGCGTCGAACGGGGTGATCCACGTGATTGACACGGTCATTCTGCCCAACCTGCAGTAA